In Dehalococcoidia bacterium, a single window of DNA contains:
- a CDS encoding ATP-binding cassette domain-containing protein encodes MPASMGDSAVVVHGAAVRLGGRTIWQDVNLAIPRGSFTAILGPNGAGKSTLLKAVLGLQPLVAGEIRVLGKPPGSGNRRVGYLPQRRSFDASLRIRGVDIVRLGLDGSRWGVPLPRLGRFCTQHERAARRRVSELIALVGGTAYAGRPIGQLSGGEQQRLLIAQALARRPELLLLDEPLESLDISNQGAIAALIQQICREQGVTVLMVAHDVNPIVGYLDQVVYVARGNVVTGTVQQVITTETLSRLYATRIEVLTASDGRLVVVGEPAGAFDAGGHGAHATR; translated from the coding sequence ATGCCGGCCAGTATGGGCGACAGCGCCGTGGTTGTGCATGGCGCGGCGGTGCGGCTGGGCGGCCGCACGATCTGGCAGGACGTAAACCTGGCGATCCCCCGCGGCAGCTTCACCGCCATCCTCGGCCCCAACGGCGCGGGCAAGTCTACGCTGCTCAAGGCGGTGCTGGGCCTGCAGCCGCTCGTCGCCGGCGAGATCCGCGTGCTCGGCAAGCCGCCGGGCAGCGGCAACCGGCGCGTGGGCTACCTGCCACAGCGCCGCAGCTTCGACGCCTCGCTGCGCATCCGCGGCGTCGACATCGTGCGGCTGGGGTTGGACGGCTCGCGCTGGGGTGTGCCGCTGCCGCGGCTGGGCCGCTTCTGCACCCAACACGAGCGCGCGGCGCGGCGTCGTGTGTCCGAGCTGATTGCGCTGGTGGGCGGCACGGCGTACGCCGGGCGGCCGATCGGCCAGCTTTCGGGCGGGGAGCAGCAACGGCTGCTGATCGCGCAGGCGCTCGCCCGCCGGCCCGAGCTGCTGCTGCTGGACGAGCCGCTGGAGAGCCTCGACATCAGCAACCAGGGGGCGATCGCCGCGCTGATTCAGCAGATCTGCCGCGAGCAGGGCGTCACCGTGCTGATGGTCGCGCACGACGTCAACCCGATCGTCGGCTACCTCGACCAGGTCGTCTACGTGGCGCGCGGCAACGTGGTTACGGGCACGGTCCAGCAGGTGATCACCACGGAAACGCTGAGTCGCCTCTACGCCACGCGCATCGAAGTGCTCACGGCGTCGGACGGGCGGCTCGTGGTCGTGGGCGAACCAGCGGGCGCCTTCGACGCGGGAGGACACGGCGCCCATGCCACTCGCTGA
- a CDS encoding metal ABC transporter permease has protein sequence MPLADAGDLSWNLAADLQGLFAYHFMVNAFRAGTIVAIAAALIRWFMVLRGESFVGHTLALVGFPGAAGATLLGVSATLGFFAFCIAAALIIALLPRGRAARGFSDESAVVGAVQAMALAGGFLFISLYHGLLIGVNALLFGSFLGVTDGQVLALLLLGITAPLGLAAIGRPLLFASIDADVAAAHGVPLRALSLLFLVLLGVAAAEASQITGTLLVFALLVVPPATAQLVTPNPLKSLALAVGLGLAITWAGLAASYYSDYPVGFFITSFAFAAYLLARLSQSRTAQSGRILRRRPAEAAA, from the coding sequence ATGCCACTCGCTGACGCCGGCGATCTCTCCTGGAACCTGGCGGCAGATCTGCAGGGGCTGTTTGCCTATCACTTCATGGTGAACGCCTTCCGCGCGGGCACGATCGTGGCGATCGCGGCGGCGCTGATCCGCTGGTTCATGGTGCTGCGCGGCGAGAGCTTCGTCGGGCACACGCTCGCCCTGGTCGGCTTTCCCGGCGCGGCGGGCGCCACGCTGCTGGGCGTGAGCGCAACGCTCGGCTTCTTCGCCTTCTGTATCGCCGCGGCGCTGATCATCGCCCTGCTGCCGCGCGGGCGCGCGGCGCGCGGCTTCAGCGATGAGTCCGCCGTGGTCGGCGCCGTGCAGGCGATGGCGCTCGCCGGCGGCTTCCTCTTCATCAGCCTCTACCACGGCCTGCTCATCGGCGTGAACGCGCTGCTGTTCGGCAGCTTCCTCGGCGTCACGGACGGGCAGGTGCTGGCGCTGTTGCTGCTTGGGATCACGGCGCCGCTTGGGCTGGCGGCGATCGGCCGGCCGTTGCTCTTCGCCTCGATCGACGCCGACGTGGCGGCGGCGCACGGCGTGCCGCTGCGGGCGCTGTCGTTGCTGTTCCTCGTGCTGCTGGGCGTGGCCGCCGCCGAGGCGAGCCAGATCACCGGCACGCTTCTGGTCTTCGCGTTGCTGGTTGTGCCCCCGGCCACGGCGCAATTGGTCACACCGAACCCGCTGAAGAGCCTGGCGCTGGCGGTTGGCCTCGGCCTGGCGATCACCTGGGCCGGTCTCGCCGCTTCCTACTACTCCGACTATCCTGTCGGTTTCTTCATCACCAGCTTCGCCTTCGCCGCCTATCTGCTCGCGCGCCTGAGCCAGAGCCGCACGGCGCAGAGTGGCCGTATCTTGCGGCGCCGGCCCGCGGAGGCGGCGGCATGA